One window from the genome of Streptococcus parasanguinis encodes:
- a CDS encoding AEC family transporter, translating into MEIFLRSISGILVILGMILVGFVIGEKGWFDDKSRGLLAKLVTQIALPCYMLYTITQRFTAADLLIMLPALRFPALSMVILLGIATAVARIFAVRQDRRGLFISMFFNSNTIFVGLPINQALFGDASIPYVLIYYMCNTTFFWTLGTYLIQRDGEGEAQFDIRTSLKKVFSPPLMGFLLGLILVMLQIKLPAFLASDLQYLGNLTTPLSMIFIGLSVSNAGLKQLTLKKDQFLILLGRFVVAPLLMAIIVYWAPLPSLMKQVFIIQSAMPVMTNAPVVARLYGADSDYAAVMVTETTLATMVVIPILMLLMA; encoded by the coding sequence ATGGAGATCTTTTTGAGGAGTATATCAGGGATCCTGGTCATTCTAGGTATGATTTTAGTGGGCTTTGTCATAGGTGAAAAAGGCTGGTTTGATGACAAGTCACGTGGCCTACTCGCTAAATTGGTCACTCAAATCGCTCTGCCCTGCTATATGCTCTACACCATCACGCAGCGCTTCACAGCAGCGGATCTACTTATAATGTTGCCAGCCTTGCGGTTTCCTGCCCTGTCTATGGTTATTTTACTTGGTATCGCGACAGCAGTAGCAAGGATCTTTGCAGTGAGGCAGGACCGCCGTGGCCTCTTTATTTCCATGTTTTTTAATTCCAATACGATTTTTGTGGGGCTCCCCATCAACCAGGCCCTTTTCGGGGATGCCAGCATTCCCTATGTTTTGATCTATTACATGTGTAATACGACCTTTTTTTGGACCTTGGGGACCTACCTGATCCAGCGAGATGGCGAAGGAGAAGCGCAGTTTGATATCAGAACCAGTCTGAAAAAAGTCTTTTCTCCTCCCCTGATGGGCTTTCTCTTGGGACTAATCTTGGTGATGCTACAGATCAAGTTGCCAGCTTTTCTAGCCAGTGATTTACAGTACCTGGGCAATTTAACAACCCCCTTGTCCATGATATTCATCGGTTTATCAGTGTCCAATGCAGGACTAAAGCAGTTGACTCTGAAAAAAGACCAATTCTTAATCTTGTTAGGACGCTTCGTGGTTGCCCCACTTTTGATGGCGATCATTGTTTACTGGGCACCTCTTCCAAGCTTGATGAAGCAAGTCTTTATCATTCAGTCCGCCATGCCTGTGATGACCAATGCGCCGGTTGTTGCCAGACTCTACGGAGCTGATAGTGATTATGCAGCCGTCATGGTGACAGAGACGACCCTTGCAACCATGGTGGTGATCCCTATTCTTATGCTGTTGATGGCTTAA
- a CDS encoding HXXEE domain-containing protein has translation MTSVQFYFLFPSLFMLHELEEIVWMPSFVKKISIQYPNNRILTYYTPFAFNFIVLEQFLILMTSLYLSYQFNNYSIYASIIIAYIYHVFGHLIQTIVIRKYVPGLLTGILTSYFSIISLKNEIPITLYGYSLFTLLVIILNLVVSFMILHKISHKK, from the coding sequence ATGACCAGCGTGCAATTTTACTTTCTATTTCCATCACTCTTCATGCTTCACGAACTGGAAGAAATCGTTTGGATGCCATCCTTTGTCAAAAAAATATCAATCCAGTATCCAAACAATCGAATCCTAACTTATTACACTCCTTTTGCTTTCAACTTTATTGTCTTGGAGCAATTTCTCATCCTAATGACGTCTCTATATCTTAGTTACCAGTTTAATAACTATAGCATTTACGCAAGCATCATAATCGCTTATATCTACCATGTATTCGGACATCTGATTCAAACAATCGTTATACGAAAATATGTGCCTGGGTTGTTAACGGGCATTTTAACAAGTTACTTTTCTATCATTTCCCTCAAAAATGAAATTCCAATTACACTTTATGGTTACTCTCTTTTTACCTTATTGGTTATTATTTTAAATCTTGTAGTATCATTTATGATTCTTCATAAAATCAGTCATAAAAAATAG
- a CDS encoding TetR/AcrR family transcriptional regulator: MTAQDRRITKTRKAIYQAFLQLLNQKDYEAITVQEIIDLADVGRSTFYSHYESKELLLDELCQKLFHHLFERAEHLSPQDYLAHIFQHFKKNQDHVTSLLLSKNDYFIRQLRKELEHDVYPMVADELIKAHPTLPHSYLKHLVVSHFIETLSWWLKKGKSYTEQEVIQFYLEILKVGSN, translated from the coding sequence ATGACAGCACAGGATCGTCGCATCACCAAAACTCGAAAAGCTATCTATCAAGCTTTTTTACAATTACTCAACCAAAAAGACTACGAGGCCATCACGGTTCAGGAAATCATTGACTTAGCCGATGTGGGGCGATCAACCTTTTACAGCCATTACGAAAGTAAGGAATTATTGCTAGATGAACTCTGTCAAAAGCTCTTTCACCATCTCTTTGAGCGTGCTGAACACCTCTCACCACAAGACTATCTGGCTCATATCTTTCAGCATTTCAAGAAAAATCAAGACCATGTGACCAGTCTCTTGCTCTCTAAAAACGATTATTTTATCCGGCAACTGCGAAAAGAACTAGAACACGATGTCTACCCAATGGTAGCCGACGAACTCATCAAGGCCCATCCAACTCTCCCTCACTCTTACCTCAAACACTTGGTCGTCAGCCATTTCATCGAAACCCTCAGCTGGTGGTTGAAAAAAGGCAAGTCCTACACCGAACAAGAAGTGATCCAATTTTATTTGGAGATTTTAAAAGTGGGCTCGAACTAG